A single genomic interval of Metamycoplasma salivarium harbors:
- a CDS encoding HinT-interacting membrane complex protein P80: MPIKQKEKKAKVVLTTEQAAKRKKIILGSVWGTILTAAIVTGITVPVVQAQKALPTPDPIYKDEDVLYEQTDANGNKIQVKYGDIKKLDSNVNERRHLASEMQKHLIKYLYEQEREASLWYEAIYNANKLPADQKHFALDSIEDVRKKAQKEFSDLEEKLKTQYGYSKKWEEKLNEEMAKSEWGKSKTKADAIEYRTVEKLKTNANRRYTFEYNKDFTYSEVKNGITANSDISYTYNGQKKNVTLKPNGEGGNFVKGSTLYLQDFFAKENENYTLPAADSSELKVNTKDEYKVNMFTTKSYISSLKNPLSTPAKKSGESIRRRFLEPWLKKGQLLTSTFQLAAKPNLKDENKPWTVTKDEITKLFKFGVYNDDATNGAENNVLSLGIERLSKFKGLNPILDDPSLKDETIRAAKNDELALKNISSSSSNAAKYGSNGFQSLENRLSGKDPADYLPLLSMVMKTDTPDGKSIFQEHTKDDLFKDLRTKIIKEVLFKQAPDASSQYHELYTYLTNSANDNGKIIAKSNYTTAESTKYAKFNNLLKKRIDELDKDEFEKAAGKVFASVFGESATSNKINSIIKVNGNYVQVTSSGIKLLSVYDKLTDQNHKIDNILKLIKRDLEIKSKTNSPDYTQPVLDIENMFKNIVTDDFKVKELLNDDDFIKYIKEQKYKDLNSVEKSFNDEAIESVKFYESILNEVARGKLLDDKTNKLAEYVKKSINDNIIADFKKNGNNKFYIEGHDDSKYWNDGMVEYLYKAIQDFINKN, encoded by the coding sequence ATGCCTATTAAACAAAAAGAAAAAAAAGCTAAAGTAGTTTTAACAACTGAGCAGGCTGCAAAAAGAAAAAAAATTATTTTAGGTAGTGTATGAGGTACTATTTTAACTGCTGCAATAGTAACTGGAATTACTGTCCCTGTTGTTCAAGCACAAAAAGCATTGCCAACACCAGATCCAATTTATAAAGATGAAGATGTTTTATATGAACAAACAGATGCAAATGGAAACAAAATCCAAGTTAAATATGGAGATATTAAGAAATTAGACTCTAATGTTAATGAAAGAAGACATTTAGCATCTGAAATGCAAAAGCATTTAATTAAATATTTATATGAACAAGAACGCGAAGCTTCACTTTGATATGAAGCTATTTATAATGCAAACAAATTGCCTGCTGATCAAAAACATTTTGCTTTAGATTCAATTGAAGATGTAAGGAAAAAAGCTCAAAAAGAATTTTCTGATTTAGAAGAAAAACTAAAAACACAATATGGTTATTCTAAAAAATGAGAAGAAAAATTAAATGAAGAAATGGCTAAATCTGAATGAGGAAAATCTAAAACTAAAGCAGATGCAATTGAGTATAGAACAGTTGAAAAATTAAAAACTAATGCTAATAGGCGTTATACTTTTGAATACAACAAAGACTTCACATATTCTGAAGTTAAAAATGGAATTACTGCTAATTCCGATATTTCTTATACATACAATGGGCAAAAGAAAAATGTTACTTTAAAACCAAATGGTGAAGGTGGCAATTTTGTTAAAGGCTCAACATTATATTTACAAGATTTCTTTGCAAAAGAAAATGAAAACTATACCTTGCCTGCCGCTGATTCTTCAGAACTTAAAGTTAATACAAAAGACGAATATAAGGTTAATATGTTTACAACCAAATCTTATATTTCATCATTAAAAAATCCTCTTAGCACTCCTGCTAAAAAATCAGGTGAAAGTATTAGAAGAAGATTCCTAGAACCTTGACTTAAAAAAGGTCAATTGCTAACATCTACATTTCAACTCGCTGCGAAACCTAATTTAAAAGATGAAAATAAACCTTGAACTGTTACTAAAGACGAAATTACAAAATTATTTAAATTTGGTGTTTACAATGATGATGCTACAAATGGTGCAGAAAATAATGTTTTATCTTTAGGTATTGAAAGACTAAGCAAATTTAAAGGATTAAATCCAATTTTAGATGACCCAAGTTTAAAAGATGAAACTATAAGAGCTGCTAAAAATGATGAATTAGCATTAAAAAATATTTCTTCTTCATCTTCGAATGCTGCTAAATATGGTTCAAATGGGTTCCAAAGTTTAGAAAATAGACTTAGTGGTAAAGATCCCGCAGATTATTTACCATTATTATCAATGGTTATGAAAACAGACACGCCTGATGGTAAATCTATATTTCAAGAACACACTAAAGATGATTTATTTAAAGACTTAAGAACAAAAATAATCAAGGAAGTTTTATTTAAGCAGGCACCTGATGCAAGTTCTCAATATCATGAGTTATACACTTATTTAACAAATAGTGCTAATGATAATGGCAAAATAATTGCAAAATCTAACTATACCACCGCTGAATCAACTAAGTATGCTAAATTTAACAACTTACTAAAGAAAAGAATTGATGAACTCGATAAAGATGAATTTGAAAAAGCAGCTGGAAAAGTATTTGCATCTGTTTTTGGTGAATCTGCAACTTCAAATAAAATTAATTCAATTATTAAAGTAAATGGTAATTATGTTCAAGTTACTTCATCAGGAATTAAGCTACTAAGTGTTTATGATAAATTAACAGATCAAAATCACAAAATTGATAACATCTTAAAATTAATTAAAAGAGATTTAGAAATTAAATCTAAAACAAATTCTCCTGATTATACTCAACCTGTTTTAGATATTGAAAATATGTTCAAAAATATAGTTACTGATGATTTCAAAGTTAAAGAATTACTAAATGACGATGATTTTATTAAGTACATTAAGGAACAAAAATATAAAGACTTAAATTCAGTTGAAAAATCATTTAATGATGAAGCTATTGAAAGTGTTAAATTCTACGAAAGTATTTTAAATGAAGTAGCACGTGGAAAACTATTGGATGACAAAACAAATAAACTTGCTGAATATGTTAAAAAATCAATTAATGACAATATCATTGCTGACTTTAAGAAAAATGGAAACAACAAATTCTATATCGAAGGCCATGATGATAGCAAATATTGGAATGATGGTATGGTCGAATATTTATACAAAGCAATTCAAGATTTTATTAATAAAAATTAG
- a CDS encoding ABC transporter ATP-binding protein: MEKKDNKELKKQKKSKNVEKTIVVKTPITEGLGTRLSKAKEPYSIVDDDVNIKILDNKTLKKVRKANDSPRKKDDHALLQNSEGMIVEVKDVRKTYLSGNIATEVLKGISFSIKRGEIAILYGKSGSGKSTLLNIISALDRPSTGDVIVNNINLPYLSDRYQTLFRRQNISFIFQNYNLLQNLNSYDNVETGSYLQADKKKRLNIKDLFKQFDLENCMYKYPSQMSGGQQQRVSILRAIAKNSEIIVADEPTGALDEKTGHIVLKLLQQINRDYNATIIMVSHDPDIAVLADKVISLENGHIKEIIEQKRKSLLDDEIVTNQ; the protein is encoded by the coding sequence ATGGAAAAGAAAGATAACAAAGAATTAAAAAAGCAAAAAAAATCTAAAAATGTTGAAAAAACCATTGTCGTAAAAACTCCAATTACAGAAGGATTAGGGACTAGACTTTCAAAAGCTAAAGAACCTTACAGCATTGTTGATGATGATGTTAATATCAAGATTTTGGATAATAAAACCTTAAAGAAAGTTAGGAAGGCAAATGATAGTCCAAGAAAGAAAGATGATCATGCTTTATTGCAAAATTCTGAAGGTATGATTGTTGAAGTTAAAGATGTTAGAAAAACTTATCTTTCGGGTAATATTGCAACAGAAGTTTTAAAAGGAATTTCTTTTAGCATTAAACGTGGCGAAATCGCAATTTTATATGGAAAATCAGGTTCTGGTAAATCAACATTATTAAACATAATTAGTGCATTGGATAGGCCATCAACTGGTGATGTCATTGTTAATAACATTAACTTGCCTTATTTATCAGACCGTTATCAAACTTTGTTTAGACGTCAAAATATTTCATTTATATTTCAAAACTATAACTTACTTCAAAATTTAAATAGTTATGACAATGTAGAAACAGGCTCTTATCTACAGGCTGATAAGAAAAAAAGACTTAATATTAAAGACTTATTTAAACAATTTGATTTGGAAAATTGTATGTATAAATATCCTTCTCAAATGTCTGGCGGTCAACAACAACGTGTTTCTATTTTAAGAGCTATTGCTAAAAATAGTGAAATTATAGTTGCCGATGAACCAACTGGTGCTTTGGATGAAAAAACAGGACATATTGTTTTAAAATTGTTACAACAAATTAATCGTGATTATAATGCAACAATTATTATGGTTTCACATGACCCTGATATTGCAGTTTTAGCTGATAAAGTAATTTCATTAGAAAATGGTCATATTAAAGAAATTATTGAGCAAAAAAGAAAATCATTATTAGATGATGAAATAGTTACAAATCAATAA